A DNA window from Mycolicibacter terrae contains the following coding sequences:
- a CDS encoding aldehyde dehydrogenase family protein: protein MALQSVIDDLAKRPGTGEVIPVIDPATEEQITEFRDAGSEAVDEAVARAKAAYQSGVWTDIPARQRAKVLWKLADLIDEHAQEFAELESLDAGMPPAQTEMIVSTCAEFYRYYAGWCTKLNGTSYQVQMEGGVNSTHANFHTYTQKEPYGVVGLIYPWNGPLFNACAKIAPALAAGCSSVIKPAEETPLSAVLLEKMIAEAGVPDGVANFVIGYGATAGAAITAHPDVEKVAFTGSTEVGKQIMRDSADNLKKVTLELGGKSPVLIYADADLDMAIMMASMGIFVHSGQGCVCGSRIFVERSVYERVVAGIAMIGDNLVLGGPKDEGSMISPLVSQKQLDRVLGYIDQGKQEGVEIVSGGYRLDRKGYFVKPTVVTGVDPATSRLYREEIFGPVVTILPFDDDDEAVAMANDTSYGLAATAWTTNVARAHNLGKRLNAGMVGLNCQLTFDHNVPFGGFQQSGVGKEFGYEGIDAYLKTKSIWTAL from the coding sequence ATGGCACTGCAGTCGGTAATCGATGATCTGGCGAAGCGCCCCGGCACCGGCGAGGTGATCCCGGTGATCGACCCGGCCACCGAGGAGCAGATCACCGAGTTCCGCGACGCCGGCTCGGAAGCCGTCGACGAGGCCGTCGCCCGCGCCAAGGCCGCCTACCAGTCCGGGGTGTGGACCGACATCCCGGCCCGCCAGCGCGCCAAGGTGCTGTGGAAGCTGGCCGATCTGATCGACGAGCACGCCCAGGAGTTCGCCGAGCTGGAATCCCTGGACGCCGGGATGCCGCCGGCCCAGACCGAGATGATCGTGTCCACCTGCGCGGAGTTCTACCGCTACTACGCCGGCTGGTGCACCAAGCTCAACGGCACCAGCTACCAGGTGCAGATGGAAGGTGGCGTCAACAGCACGCACGCCAATTTCCACACCTACACCCAGAAGGAACCGTACGGCGTCGTCGGTTTGATCTACCCGTGGAACGGCCCGCTGTTCAACGCCTGCGCCAAGATCGCGCCGGCTCTGGCGGCGGGCTGCTCGAGCGTCATCAAACCGGCCGAGGAGACGCCGCTGTCAGCGGTGCTGCTGGAGAAGATGATCGCCGAAGCCGGGGTGCCCGACGGCGTCGCCAACTTCGTGATCGGCTACGGCGCCACCGCCGGCGCCGCCATCACCGCGCACCCCGACGTGGAGAAGGTCGCCTTCACCGGCTCGACCGAGGTCGGCAAGCAGATCATGCGTGACTCGGCGGACAACCTGAAGAAGGTCACCCTCGAGCTGGGCGGCAAGTCCCCGGTGCTGATCTACGCCGACGCCGATTTGGACATGGCGATCATGATGGCCTCGATGGGCATCTTCGTGCACTCCGGGCAGGGCTGTGTGTGCGGCTCGCGAATCTTCGTGGAGCGCAGCGTCTACGAACGCGTGGTTGCCGGCATCGCGATGATCGGCGACAACCTGGTGTTGGGCGGTCCCAAGGACGAGGGCTCCATGATCAGCCCGCTGGTCAGCCAGAAGCAACTCGACCGCGTGCTGGGCTACATCGACCAGGGCAAGCAGGAAGGCGTCGAGATCGTCAGCGGCGGCTACCGGCTGGACCGTAAGGGCTACTTCGTCAAGCCCACCGTGGTCACCGGCGTCGACCCCGCGACCAGCCGCTTGTATCGGGAGGAGATCTTCGGTCCGGTCGTCACGATCCTGCCGTTCGACGACGACGACGAAGCCGTGGCGATGGCCAACGACACAAGCTACGGTCTGGCCGCCACCGCATGGACCACGAACGTGGCCCGCGCGCACAACCTGGGCAAGCGGCTCAACGCCGGCATGGTGGGGCTGAACTGCCAGTTGACGTTCGACCACAACGTGCCGTTCGGCGGTTTCCAGCAGTCCGGCGTTGGCAAGGAGTTCGGTTACGAGGGCATCGACGCCTACCTGAAGACCAAGTCCATCTGGACGGCGCTGTAG
- a CDS encoding LLM class flavin-dependent oxidoreductase: MAEWFLFLPQSRLDIDDIVLRARTAETSGFHGVAFLDHLETPMDPDAPIWEAMTIATWVAARTERLRIGHLVLCDAFRHPAVLAKQAVTLAEASGGRFELGLGSGSMPDELSRFGLGAPTAGQRVSALEQTVTAVKRYWAGGDDTQLPTPSNPIPLLLAGRGPRMLGLVARHADWWNLPATHVDELPDLLPKVGSARASVQQMVGFIGDSADAETVTAKAHRRFSQLGPGLVCGRADELVDYFSGLRRQGAQRFYVWFSDFAAPETIAEFGERVITALGE; the protein is encoded by the coding sequence ATGGCCGAGTGGTTCCTGTTCCTGCCGCAGAGCAGGCTGGACATCGACGACATCGTGCTGCGGGCGCGCACCGCCGAGACCAGTGGCTTCCACGGGGTGGCCTTCCTCGACCACCTGGAAACCCCGATGGACCCGGACGCCCCGATCTGGGAGGCGATGACGATCGCCACCTGGGTCGCCGCCCGTACCGAGCGGCTGCGGATCGGACATCTGGTGCTCTGCGATGCGTTCCGGCATCCGGCCGTGCTGGCCAAGCAGGCGGTGACGCTGGCCGAGGCCTCCGGTGGGCGTTTCGAGCTCGGTCTGGGATCGGGGTCGATGCCCGACGAGCTGTCCCGTTTCGGGCTCGGTGCACCGACCGCCGGCCAGCGGGTCAGCGCCCTGGAACAGACGGTGACCGCGGTCAAGCGCTACTGGGCCGGTGGCGACGACACCCAGCTGCCCACGCCGAGCAACCCGATCCCGCTGCTGCTGGCCGGGCGCGGCCCGCGGATGCTGGGATTGGTGGCCCGCCATGCGGATTGGTGGAATCTGCCGGCGACCCACGTCGACGAACTACCGGATCTGCTGCCCAAGGTCGGCTCGGCGCGGGCTTCGGTGCAGCAGATGGTCGGCTTCATCGGGGACAGCGCTGATGCCGAGACGGTGACCGCCAAGGCGCATCGCCGGTTCAGCCAGCTCGGCCCCGGACTGGTCTGTGGCCGCGCGGACGAACTGGTCGACTACTTCTCCGGCCTGCGCCGCCAGGGCGCACAGCGGTTCTACGTATGGTTCTCCGATTTCGCTGCGCCGGAGACGATCGCAGAATTCGGTGAGAGAGTGATTACCGCACTCGGGGAATGA
- a CDS encoding NAD(P)/FAD-dependent oxidoreductase — protein MGETKSSAVVLGAGMAGLLAARVAAEFYDSVTVVDRDRLPDHPAHRRGVPQGRHLHSVLSRGTGILGELFPGILDDFAGAGAVVIDDADLSGRYARIGRHELNRTGRLADPGALAIYSASRPFVEFHVRQHVDRLGNVAFLDGHDAVEPVHDRNIVTGVRIRNQRNRLTQVLHADLVVDATGRAARTAEFLAGHGFGSVPEQRLDANWGYSSQLLRIPPDRLTDRMVFVNPGRPAPVLLLMAYEHDTWMLAIARYGDHGAPPADFSAMLAAAKQVLPAGIMAGLRDATPAGDIAVSHDTGALWHRYDRMPRFPAGLVVIGDGLCRLNPLHGQGMTVAALEALALRDCLRDGGSDLPRRFFRAAADEIAPVWAANVANDSSSDRRHPVRHRLSGWFADAAGTAASRDITVTERFLRVRNLVDPPSGLRDPVLLWRILRANLPGARRTARCALARTPLGTLAPVRTAGGSHA, from the coding sequence TTGGGCGAAACGAAGTCGTCTGCGGTCGTGCTGGGAGCCGGGATGGCCGGGCTACTGGCGGCTCGGGTGGCAGCGGAGTTCTACGACTCCGTCACGGTGGTGGACCGCGACCGGCTGCCCGATCATCCGGCCCACCGACGGGGGGTGCCGCAGGGCCGGCACCTGCACAGTGTCCTGTCCCGCGGCACCGGCATCCTCGGTGAACTGTTTCCCGGAATCCTCGATGACTTCGCCGGCGCCGGCGCGGTGGTCATCGACGACGCCGACCTGTCCGGACGGTATGCCCGGATCGGCCGTCACGAGCTGAACCGGACCGGCAGGCTCGCCGATCCCGGGGCGCTGGCGATCTACAGCGCCAGCCGGCCGTTCGTGGAGTTTCACGTCCGGCAGCATGTCGACAGGCTCGGCAACGTCGCATTTCTCGACGGCCACGATGCGGTCGAGCCGGTGCACGACCGCAACATCGTCACCGGCGTGCGAATCAGGAATCAACGCAACCGCCTCACGCAGGTTCTGCACGCCGATCTCGTCGTCGACGCGACGGGCCGGGCGGCCCGGACCGCCGAGTTCCTGGCCGGCCACGGCTTCGGCAGCGTGCCCGAACAGCGCCTCGATGCCAATTGGGGCTACTCCAGCCAGTTGCTGCGCATCCCGCCGGACCGGCTCACCGACCGGATGGTCTTCGTCAACCCCGGCCGGCCCGCCCCGGTGTTGCTGCTGATGGCCTACGAGCACGACACCTGGATGCTGGCTATCGCCCGCTACGGCGACCATGGCGCTCCCCCAGCCGATTTCAGCGCGATGCTGGCCGCGGCCAAGCAGGTCCTGCCCGCTGGCATCATGGCCGGCTTGCGCGACGCCACACCGGCGGGCGACATCGCGGTTTCCCACGACACCGGTGCACTGTGGCACCGCTACGACCGGATGCCGCGCTTCCCCGCCGGTCTGGTGGTGATCGGCGACGGACTGTGCCGGCTCAACCCGCTGCACGGCCAAGGCATGACGGTGGCCGCGCTCGAGGCGCTCGCACTGCGCGACTGCCTGCGCGACGGCGGATCAGACCTGCCGCGGCGGTTCTTTCGGGCTGCCGCCGACGAAATCGCGCCGGTCTGGGCGGCGAACGTCGCCAACGATTCGTCATCGGATCGCCGGCACCCGGTACGCCACCGGCTGAGCGGGTGGTTCGCCGATGCGGCGGGCACGGCCGCCAGCCGCGACATCACCGTCACCGAGCGCTTCCTTCGGGTGCGCAACCTCGTCGACCCGCCCTCGGGGCTGCGTGATCCGGTACTGCTGTGGCGGATCCTGCGGGCCAACCTGCCGGGCGCGCGGCGTACCGCCCGATGTGCTTTGGCCCGAACACCATTGGGCACACTGGCTCCGGTACGCACTGCAGGAGGTTCCCATGCTTGA
- a CDS encoding maleylpyruvate isomerase family mycothiol-dependent enzyme: MLDAIYRAARGRIGVLAAELGDHQLRTPVPATPGWTVHDVLAHLVGGAADALAGRLDGAPGDSWTARHVAERHDRAVDELLAEWERAAPAVESGLPEQFTGPNLAADVICHEADLHEALGLPRTDREHWQPFLDVLGNLPGRRLRDTATLVISDELGQQWRCGSGDSVTMVRADGYELLRGLFSRRSRRQIAGWDWSSEPSAQLVDGFGVFGHRDDDQPIPRT; the protein is encoded by the coding sequence ATGCTTGACGCGATCTACCGTGCCGCCCGCGGCCGGATCGGGGTGTTGGCCGCCGAACTCGGCGACCACCAGCTGCGCACCCCGGTTCCGGCGACGCCCGGCTGGACGGTGCACGACGTGCTGGCCCACCTGGTCGGTGGTGCCGCCGACGCGTTGGCCGGCCGGCTCGACGGCGCGCCGGGGGATTCTTGGACCGCGCGGCACGTCGCCGAACGTCACGACCGCGCGGTCGACGAGCTGCTCGCCGAGTGGGAGCGCGCGGCCCCGGCGGTCGAATCGGGTCTGCCTGAGCAGTTCACCGGTCCGAATCTGGCCGCGGACGTCATCTGCCACGAAGCGGACCTGCACGAGGCACTGGGTTTGCCGCGAACCGACCGCGAACACTGGCAACCGTTCCTGGACGTGCTGGGAAACCTGCCCGGCCGGCGGCTGCGTGACACCGCCACCCTGGTGATCAGCGACGAGCTGGGGCAGCAATGGCGTTGCGGCTCGGGCGACTCCGTCACGATGGTGCGCGCCGACGGATATGAGCTGCTGCGCGGCTTGTTCAGCCGGCGCTCCCGCCGTCAGATCGCCGGATGGGACTGGTCCTCCGAACCATCGGCGCAACTCGTGGACGGCTTCGGCGTCTTCGGCCACCGCGACGACGACCAGCCGATCCCACGTACCTGA